One Mercurialis annua linkage group LG3, ddMerAnnu1.2, whole genome shotgun sequence DNA window includes the following coding sequences:
- the LOC126671962 gene encoding LOW QUALITY PROTEIN: pentatricopeptide repeat-containing protein At5g14770, mitochondrial-like (The sequence of the model RefSeq protein was modified relative to this genomic sequence to represent the inferred CDS: inserted 1 base in 1 codon): MLKHLKNRTESLFPSNFLPKSSTFSPTKHLSPSNPNPHQYPTPSKPSTHFHHIHTNTIPPLKSNLYASFFCTLIHLYLTCGRLSKATQSYHDMRKHTIVPTLPLWNQLIYHFNAYGLVSQVCDLYSDMLFCGVFPNVFTHNVLVHAWCKMGDLALALDLLRNVNIEVDTVSYNTVIWGFCQHGLVQQAFGLLSIMVKNGTLFDVVTCNLLVKGFCRIGLVNYGERVMDSLVSGGICKDVVSFNTLIDGYCKVGEMRYALDLVEKMRKQGVLPDIVSYNTLINGFCRTGEFDKAKNLLDEILGSSDRKIKDGNLSLEANLITYTTVISTYCKQHGLEEASSLCAKMIQNGFLPDVVTYSSIVNGLCKEGNLFKAKELLSEMEEMGVDLNHVVHTTLIDSLLKAGRSWEAFAYQSQMLIRGITFDLIMCTTLVDGLFKSGKPEEAEDIFRNLSKLNLIPNVVTYTALIDGFCKLGYMERVESLLQEMEEKHIIPNVVTYSSIINSYTKKGLLDEAINIMKKMLDRNIMPNAYSYAALIDGYSKAGKQDIAIELYSQMKLSGLDETNVLFDVLINKLKRDGKHDKAEELHKDMVSRGLLLDCVNYTSLMDAFFKVGNKFAALKIFEEMTEKNIPFDIVAYNVLMNGLLKSDNYEAKSVYTRIREMGLASDCASYNTMISAYCKRGKLDDAFELWNEMKSCNIMPSSITCNILVIGLSEAGETEKAINVLNEMLSWGIHPNLVTHRTLLNASAKSRKAEAVLQMHEQLVHMGLKVNQEVFNNLIVVLCRLGMTRKATSVLNGMIRYGLLPDTITYNALIRGYCESSHVKKALATYTHMLNEGVSPNITTYNLLLGGLLRASLIAEANELFDKMKESSFDPDASTYDTLIAGYARIGNVKESIKQYCKMIAQGFVPKTSTYNVLISAFAKAGKMHQARELLNEMQVRSVAPNCCTYDILICGWCNSSKSADLDRREKKTHRTEAKNMIVEMKDKGFIPSKNSIACISSTFSRXGDTCDAEKLLNEI; encoded by the exons ATGTTAAAGCATTTAAAGAACCGAACAGAATCCCTCTTCCCCTCAAATTTTCTCCCCAAATCCTCCACTTTCTCACCAACCAAACACCTTTCTCCCTCCAATCCAAACCCCCACCAATACCCAACACCCTCAAAACCCTCAACTCACTTCCATCACATTCACACCAACACAATTCCACCATTAAAATCAAATCTTTACGCCTCATTTTTCTGCACTTTAATACACCTATACTTAACCTGTGGCCGCCTCTCAAAAGCCACACAGTCATACCATGACATGAGGAAACACACCATTGTTCCAACTTTACCCCTTTGGAATCAACTTATTTACCATTTCAATGCCTATGGTTTGGTTTCTCAGGTATGTGATCTTTACAGTGACATGTTGTTTTGTGGAGTGTTCCCTAATGTTTTTACTCACAATGTATTGGTACATGCTTGGTGTAAAATGGGGGATTTAGCTTTAGCTTTAGATTTGCTTAGAAATGTTAATATTGAGGTTGATACAGTTAGTTATAATACAGTTATCTGGGGGTTTTGTCAGCATGGTTTGGTTCAACAGGCTTTTGGGTTGTTGTCAATTATGGTAAAGAATGGTACTTTGTTTGATGTTGTTACTTGTAATTTATTGGTCAAAGGTTTTTGTCGAATCGGGTTGGTGAATTACGGAGAGCGGGTTATGGATAGTTTGGTTAGTGGGGGGATTTGTAAAGATGTTGTTAGTTTTAATACTTTGATTGATGGGTATTGTAAAGTAGGAGAAATGAGGTATGCGCTCGACTTGGTCGAAAAAATGAGGAAACAAGGTGTATTGCCTGATATTGTTAGTTATAATACTTTGATTAATGGGTTTTGCAGAACTGGTGAGTTTGATAAAGCTAAGAATCTGCTTGATGAAATTTTGGGGTCTAgtgatagaaaaattaaagatggGAATCTCAGTTTAGAAGCAAACCTTATCACGTACACCACCGTCATAAGCACGTACTGTAAGCAGCATGGGCTCGAGGAAGCGAGTTCTTTATGTGCAAAAATGATTCAAAATGGTTTTTTGCCTGATGTAGTTACTTATAGTTCCATTGTGAATGGCCTTTGCAAGGAAGGGAATTTATTCAAAGCAAAAGAATTGTTGAGTGAGATGGAAGAGATGGGTGTGGATCTCAATCATGTTGTTCATACTACTCTAATTGATTCGTTACTTAAAGCAGGGCGTTCTTGGGAAGCTTTTGCCTATCAAAGTCAAATGTTGATTCGTGGAATTACCTTTGATTTAATTATGTGCACCACATTGGTTGACGGACTTTTCAAGTCCGGTAAGCCCGAGGAAGCAGAGGACATATTCAGGAATCTTTCAAAACTTAATCTTATTCCAAATGTTGTTACTTACACGGCATTGATTGATGGATTTTGCAAGTTAGGCTACATGGAAAGGGTGGAGTCTCTTTTGCAAGAAATGGAGGAGAAACATATAATTCCAAATGTTGTCACTTATTCATCTATTATAAATAGCTATACAAAGAAAGGATTGCTAGATGAAGCGATAAACATTATGAAGAAGATGCTAGACAGAAATATTATGCCAAATGCCTATAGTTATGCTGCCCTAATTGATGGCTATAGCAAGGCAGGTAAACAAGATATTGCTATTGAACTCTATAGTCAGATGAAATTGAGTGGATTGGACGAGACTAATGTTCTATTTGATGTTCTCATAAACAAGCTGAAAAGAGATGGAAAACATGATAAAGCTGAGGAATTGCATAAAGATATGGTTTCCAGGGGCTTGTTACTTGACTGTGTTAACTACACGTCTCTAATGGATGCCTTCTTCAAGGTGGGAAATAAGTTCGCTGCTTTAAAGATATTTGAAGAAATGACGGAGAAAAATATACCATTTGATATTGTTGCATACAATGTGCTAATGAATGGTCTCTTGAAAAGCGACAACTATGAAGCGAAATCTGTTTATACTCGAATTAGAGAAATGGGGTTGGCTTCAGACTGTGCTAGTTATAATACTATGATTAGTGCATACTGCAAGCGTGGGAAATTAGACGATGCATTTGAATTGTGGAATGAGATGAAAAGCTGCAACATAATGCCAAGTTCCATAACATGCAATATCCTAGTAATAGGGCTTTCAGAAGCTGGTGAGACTGAAAAAGCAATCAATGTTCTGAATGAAATGTTGAGTTGGGGCATTCACCCTAACCTGGTTACCCATAGGACTCTTCTTAATGCATCTGCAAAAAGTAGAAAGGCTGAAGCAGTCTTACAAATGCATGAGCAACTTGTTCATATGGGACTTAAGGTCAATCAAGAAGTTTTCAACAATCTGATTGTTGTCTTGTGCAGGCTAGGCATGACTAGAAAAGCCACTTCAGTGTTGAATGGCATGATCAGATATGGACTTTTACCCGACACTATTACTTATAATGCCCTGATTCGTGGATACTGTGAAAGCAGTCATGTCAAGAAAGCTCTAGCCACTTATACTCACATGTTAAATGAAGGAGTTTCTCCAAATATTACTACTTATAATCTCCTTCTAGGTGGTCTTTTAAGAGCCAGTTTGATAGCAGAGGCAAATGAATTATTTGACAAAATGAAGGAAAGCAGCTTTGACCCTGATGCTTCAACTTACGATACTTTAATCGCTGGATATGCCAGGATTGGCAATGTGAAAGAATCCATAAAGCAGTACTGTAAAATGATTGCTCAAGGCTTTGTTCCGAAAACTAGCACATATAATGTGCTAATCAGTGCTTTTGCTAAGGCGGGAAAGATGCACCAGGCAAGAGAGCTTCTAAATGAGATGCAAGTGAGAAGTGTAGCCCCAAATTGTTGTACCTATGATATATTAATATGTGGATGGTGCAATTCATCTAAAAGCGCAGATCTAGACAGGAGAGAAAAAAAGACACACCGAACTGAGGCGAAAAATATGATAGTAGAAATGAAGGACAAAGGGTTTATCCCAAGCAAAAATTCTATCGCCTGTATCAGTTCTACATTTTCTA GAGGAGATACATGTGATGCTGAGAAGCTGTTAAATGAAATATAG
- the LOC126671963 gene encoding maltose excess protein 1, chloroplastic-like, producing the protein MANKSLLAPLASSTAPTKHYSLYPSHNFRCHSLSHSVNSPKTLSVARFKPHFNTQLSFTSLHHRRFGPVPALDSDVPHPLHQGSVDVKSLESWDSWTAKFSGAANIPFLVLQMPQIILNAQNLMAGNKAALFAVPWLGMFTGLLGNLSLLSYFVKKKEKEVIVVQTLGVISIFIVITQLAIAEAMPLPQFVVTSVVVAAGLVLNFLNYLGKLNAGVWRFWEDFITVAGLSALPQVMWSTFVPYIPNSILPWTVSFVVALAAVIMARTGKLSEKGAKFVGGLSGWTATFLFMWMPVSQMWTNFLNPENIKGLSAISMLLAMMGNGLMIPRALFIRDFMWFTGSTWASLFYGYGNILWMYCLNSISREFFLAATIGLVSWIGMALWKDTVVYGHSSPLTSLKELVSGSS; encoded by the exons ATGGCTAATAAGTCTCTGTTAGCGCCGTTAGCTTCTTCAACAGCACCCACCAAGCATTATTCCTTATACCCATCTCACAATTTCCGTTGCCACTCACTTTCACATTCCGTTAATTCTCCAAAGACGCTTTCTGTTGCTCGTTTCAAGCCTCATTTCAATACCCAATTGTCGTTTACTTCGCTTCACCATCGCCGTTTTGGTCCTGTGCCTGCTCTTGACTCTGATGTTCCCCACCCACTTCATCAG GGTTCAGTTGATGTGAAGAGCTTGGAGAGTTGGGATTCATGGACTGCCAAATTTTCAGGAGCTGCAAATATCCCATTTTTAGTGCTTCAAATGCCTCAGATCATTCTAAATGCACAGAATTTAATGGCTGGCAATAAAGCTGCACTTTTTGCAGTTCCATGGCTC GGGATGTTTACTGGGTTGCTTGGAAATCTATCTTTATTGTCTTActttgtgaaaaagaaagaaaaagaggtAATTGTGGTGCAAACGCTTGGGGTGATATCTATTTTCATTGTAATTACTCAGCTGGCAATTGCAGAAGCTATGCCTCTACCGCAATTTGTGGTTACTTCAGTCGTTGTGGCTGCTGGTCTAGTTTTGAATTTCCTCAATTATCTTGGCAAGCTTAATGCTGGCGTTTGGCGGTTTTGGGAGGATTTTATTACTGTTGCTGGACTTTCAGCTCTTCCTCAG GTCATGTGGTCTACTTTTGTCCCGTATATTCCTAACAGCATCTTGCCTTGGACAGTATCATTTGTCGTAGCTCTTGCAGCTGTTATAATG GCAAGGACAGGTAAGCTTTCGGAAAAAGGAGCTAAATTTGTTGGAGGATTATCTGGATGGACTGCAACTTTTCTTTTCATGTGGATGCCGGTTTCACAGATG TGGACAAATTTCCTCAATCCTGAGAATATTAAAGGCTTATCAGCAATCTCAATGCTGCTTGCTATGATGGGAAATGGACTAATGATCCCTCGTGCACTCTTCATCCGTGATTTCATGTG GTTCACTGGTTCGACCTGGGCTTCACTCTTTTACGGATATGGAAATATTTTGTGGATGTACTG TCTGAACAGTATCAGCAGGGAATTTTTTCTGGCAGCaacgattggtttggtttcatggATAG GAATGGCTTTGTGGAAAGACACTGTTGTATATGGACATAGCTCGCCTTTGACATCTTTGAAAGAGTTGGTTTCTGGCTCATCTTGA